In Kogia breviceps isolate mKogBre1 chromosome 19, mKogBre1 haplotype 1, whole genome shotgun sequence, a single genomic region encodes these proteins:
- the MED24 gene encoding mediator of RNA polymerase II transcription subunit 24 isoform X1, with translation MKVVNLKQAILQAWKERWSDYQWAINMKKFFPKGATWDILNLAEALLEQAMIGPSPNPLILSYLKYAISSQMVSYSSVLTAISKFDDFSRDLCVQALLDIMDMFCDRLSCHGKAEECIGLCRALLSALHWLLRCTTASAERLREGLEAGTPAAGEKQLAMCLQRLEKTLSSTKNRALLHIAKLEEASLHTSQGLGQGGTRANQPTASWTAIEHCLLKLGEILANLSNPQLRSQAEQCGTLIRSIPTMLSVHSEQLHKTGFPTVHAVVLLEGTMNLTGETQPLVEQLMMVKRMQHIPTPLFVLEIWKACFVGLIESPEGTGELKWTAFTFLKIPQVLVKLKKYSHGDKDFTEDVSSAFEFLLKLTPLLDKADQRCNCDCTNFLLQECSKQGLLSEASTNNLMAKRKADREHAPQLKSDENANIQPNPGLILRAEPTVTNILKTMDADHSKSPEGLLGVLGHMLSGKSLDLLLAAAAATGKLKSFARKFINLNEFTTHRSEESSWGSAFSSFTAKAASVRALLFDISFLMLCHVAQTYGSEVILSESNTGGEVFFFETWMQTCMPEEGKILNPDHPCFRPDSTKVESLVALLNNSSEIKLVQMKWHEACLNISAAILEILNAWENGVLAFESIQKITDNIKGKVCSLAVCAVAWLVAHVRMLGLDEREKSLQMIRQLAGPLYSENTLQFYNERVVIMSSILEHMCADVLQQTATQIKFPSTGMDAMPYWNLLPPKRPIKEVLTDIFAKVLEKGWVDSRSIHIFDTLLHMGGVYWFCNNLIKELLKETRKEHTLRAVELLYSIFCLDMQQVTLVLLGHILPGLLTDSSKWHSLMDPPGTALAKLAVWCALSSYSSHKGQASSRQKKRQREDIEDYISLFPLDDMQPSKLMRLLSSNEEDANILSSPTDRSMSSSLSASQLHTVNMRDPLNRVLANLFLLISSILGSRTAGPHTQFVQWFMEDCVDCLEQGGRGSILQFMPFTTVSELVKVSAMSSPKVVLAITDLSLPLGRQVAAKAIAAL, from the exons ATGGTGTCCTACTCCTCCGTCCTCACAGCTATCAGTAAG TTTGATGACTTTTCCCGGGACCTGTGTGTCCAGGCTTTGCTGGATATCATGGACATGTTTTGTGACCGACTGAG CTGTCACGGCAAAGCGGAGGAGTGCATCGGGCTGTGCCGGGCCCTCCTCAGCGCCCTCCACTGGCTGCTGCGCTGCACCACAGCCTCTGCAGAGCGGCTCCGGGAGGGGCTGGAGGCGGGCACCCCAGCGGCTGGTGAGAAGCAGCTTGCCATGTGCCTGCAGCGCCTGGAGAAGACCCTCAGCAGCACCAAGAACCGGGCCCTGCTCCACATCGCCAAACTAGAGGAGGCCT CATTGCATACATCCCAGGGACTTGGGCAGGGTGGCACCCGAGCCAATCAACCAACAG CCTCCTGGACTGCCATCGAGCATTGTCTCCTGAAGCTTGGGGAGATCCTGGCCAATCTCAGCAACCCCCAGCTCCGGAGCCAGGCTGAGCAGTGTGGCACGCTCATTAGGAG CATCCCCACCATGCTGTCCGTGCACTCTGAGCAGCTGCACAAGACCGGCTTCCCCACAGTCCACGCGGTGGTCCTGCTTGAGGGCACCATGAACCTGACCGGCGAGACACAGCCCCTGGTGGAACAGCTGATGATGGTGAAACGCATGCAG CATATCCCCACCCCACTCTTTGTCCTGGAGATCTGGAAGGCCTGCTTCGTGGGCCTCATCGAGTCTCCTGAGGGCACGGGGGAGCTCAAGTGGACAGCTTTCACTTTCCTCAAG ATTCCACAGGTTTTGGTGAAGTTGAAGAAATACTCCCATGGGGACAAG GACTTTACCGAGGATGTCAGTTCTGCTTTTGAGTTCCTGCTGAAGCTCACACCCTTGCTGGACAAAGCTGACCAGCGCTGCAA CTGTGACTGTACAAATTTCCTACTCCAAGAATGTAGCAAGCAGGGCCTTCTGTCTGAAGCCAGTACGAACAATCTCATGGCCAAGCG CAAAGCAGACCGGGAGCACGCACCCCAGCTGAAATCAGATGAAAATGCCAACATCCAGCCCAACCCCGGGCTGATCCTCCGCGCGGAGCCCACCGTCACCAACATCCTCAAA ACAATGGATGCAGACCACTCCAAGTCCCCGGAGGGGCTGCTAGGGGTCCTGGGCCACATGCTTTCTGGGAAGAGCCTGGACTTGCTGCTGGCTGCTGCTGCGGCCACTGGGAAGCTTAAGTCCTTTGCCCGGAAATTCATCAA TTTGAACGAATTCACGACACACCGCAGTGAAGAAAGCA GCTGGGGGTCAGCCTTTTCATCCTTCACAGCCAAGGCGGCCTCAGTTCGAGCCTTGCTCTTTGACATCTCCTTTCTCATGCTGTGCCACGTGGCCCAGACCTATGGCTCAGAG GTGATCCTGTCCGAGTCAAACACGGGAGGAGAGGTGTTCTTCTTTGAGACCTGGATGCAGACCTGCATGCCCGAGGAGGGAAAAATCCTGAACCCTGACCACCCTTGCTTCCGGCCCGACTCTACCAAAGTGGAGTCCCTGGTGGCTCTGCTCAACAATTCCTCGGAGATAAAGCTGGT GCAGATGAAGTGGCATGAAGCCTGTCTCAACATTTCGGCGGCCATCTTGGAAATCCTCAATGCCTGGGAGAATGGGGTGCTGGCCTTTGAGTCCATCCAG aaAATCACCGATAACATCAAGGGGAAGGTGTGCAGCCTGGCAGTGTGTGCTGTGGCCTGGCTTGTGGCCCACGTGCGGATGCTGGGGCTGGACGAGCGTGAGAAGTCGCTGCAGATGATCCGCCAGCTGGCAGGGCCGCTGTACAGCGAGAACACCCTGCAGTTCTACAACGAAAG gGTGGTGATCATGAGCTCCATCCTGGAGCACATGTGTGCGGACGTGCTGCAGCAGACGGCCACACAGATCAAGTTCCCATCCACGGGTATGGACGCCATGCCCTACTGGAACCTGCTGCCCCCCAAGCGACCCATCAAAGAGGTGCTGACGGACATATTTGCTAAGGTGCTGGAGAAGGGATGGGTGGACAGTCGCTCCATCCACATCTTTGACACCCTGCTGCACATGGGAGGCGTCTACTGGTTCTGCAACAACCTGATTAAG GAGCTGTTGAAGGAGACGCGGAAGGAGCACACGCTGCGGGCGGTGGAGCTGCTCTACTCCATCTTCTGTCTGGACATGCAGCAAGTGACCCTGGTCCTGCTGGGCCACATCCTGCCTGGCCTGCTCACCGACTCCTCCAAGTGGCACAGCCTCATGGACCCCCCTGGCACGGCTCTCGCCAA GCTGGCCGTCTGGTGTGCCCTGAGTTCCTACTCTTCGCACAAGGGGCAGGCGTCCTCCCGCCAAAAGAAGAGACAGCGCGAAGACATCGAG GATTACATCAGCCTCTTCCCCTTGGATGACATGCAGCCCTCGAAGCTCATGCGACTTCTGAGCTCCAATGAGGAAGATGCAAATATCCTTTCGAGTCCCA CCGACCGGTCCATGAGCAGCTCCCTGTcagcctcccagctccacacgGTTAACATGAGAGACCCGCTGAACCGAGTCCTGG CCAACCTGTTCCTGCTCATTTCCTCCATCCTGGGCTCTCGGACCGCCGGCCCCCACACGCAGTTCGTGCAGTGGTTCATGGAGGACTGCGTGGACTGCCTGGAACAGGGCGGCCGAGGCAGCATCCTGCAGTTCATGCCCTTTACCACG GTATCGGAACTGGTAAAGGTGTCAGCCATGTCCAGCCCCAAGGTGGTTCTGGCCATCACGGACCTCAGCCTGCCCCTGGGCCGCCAGGTGGCCGCCAAAGCCATTGCCGCCCTCTGA